AGCTAAAGCATCCGCCGCGTCGTCCGGCTTGGGAGTTTCGGCAAGACCGAGGATGGTCTTTACCATGTACTGAATTTGCTCCTTGCGAGCCCTACCATATCCCGCCACAGCTTGTTTTATCTGTAGGGGAGTATACTCGAATGTCCTTAAATTACAATTTGCCGCTGCCAGAAGGGCTATTCCGCGAACCTGTCCCACAGCCATTGCGGTTTGAGCATTCTTGCTGAAAAAGAGCTGCTCCAAGACTATCTCATCGGGCTGATTTTCCTCTATTATCTCCACCAGCCTCGCATAGATTTCTCGAAGTCTTTGATGGGTAGGGAGACTAGCTTTGGTCCTGATACAACCATAACGCTTCAGTTTGAATTCATCCCATCGGTAATCGACGATACCATAACCGGTACAAGCAGTCCCCGGGTCAATCCCCAGAATAATCATGAAAATCCTCTAATGAAATCGAACATTTGTTTCATATAATATAACACAAAAAAGTCACCCGGTGTCAATGAAATTCAGTCTAGGATTTTGAACTTTGGGTGGCTTACTTTACCCCTATAGTGAGTTCCTCTAGTATCTCATCAGGGATATCGAAGTTTGCGTATATTTCCTGCACATCGTCGTGCTCCTCCAGGGCATCCATCAACCTCAATACCTTCTTCGCTTCTTCCTTATTGAGTTTGACGGTGCTCTTCGGAAGCATAGTTATCTCCGCCGAATCCGGTGTTATTCCATGCTCTTCCAAGGTTTTGCGCACGCTTATGAGATCTGTTGGGAAGGTGATGATCTCATAGTGATCATTCTGCGCTCTCATATCCTCGGCACCGGCTTCTATGGCAATGGTCAAAAGTTCATCTTCGTCTATTCCCTCTCCTTTGTTTATCAGGATATGACCTTTTTTATCGAACATCCAGCTTACACAGCCCGTTGCTCCCAAATTCCCCTGGTGTCTTGAGAAAATGCTACGCATATCCGCGGCGGCTCTATTCCTGTTATCCGTCAAAACATGAACCATGATGGCTACTCCATTGGGACCATATCCCTCGTAAATGATATGTTCGAATCTAGCTTCTCCCAACTCTCCCGTACCTCTCTTGATCGCTCGCTCGATATTTTCGTGAGGCATGTTGTAGTCCTTAGCTTTTTGGATAGCAGTCGCCAAAGTGGGATTTAAATCGGGATTCCCTCCTCCCTCCTTTGCAGCAACCATAATCGCTCTTGAGAACCTGCTGAATATTCGTCCCCTCTTGGCATCCTCTTTAACCTTCTTGTGTTTTATCTGCGCCCATTTCGAATGTCCAGACATCTAAAACACCTCATCTAGTCACCTGCAAAATTCCCCTAATTTTAACACCCCTGCTTTACAAATTTTTCTATAAAATATTCGTGAATCCTGCAATCGCCCGTAAGTTCGGGATGGAAAGCTGAAACCAATAGCTTATCCTGCCTTGCCATTATAATTTTACCATCAAATTTCGCCATGATGGTAACCCCCTGTCCCACCGATTCGATCCAGGGAGCACGAATAAAGACGCCTTTGTAGGATCGAGAACCGAGCTCAGAGATATCCAAGTCGGCTTCGAAACTTTCCCTTTGCCTTAGTTTGCCGATGGTGGTGCTCTCTCCCCCAGGAATGATGAGAGCATCTATAAGCGAAAGCTCGTGAGGTCTCTTTATGGAAATCCCCCGAGCTTTGCATCGCTCGATCATTTGAATATGCTCTCTAACGGCTCCCTGAAGAGCGAGTACTCCTATATTCAACCTGCTCAATTACTCAACTGCCTCACTACCATCCTCTAAACTGGAGTAGATCCTCCTCACCGATTTGCGAAATTTCAAGACCCGCCATCGCCTTGCCAAGTTTCCTCGAGACCCTGGCAAGAACCTCGGGATCATTATAATGAGTGGTTGCCTCAACGATGGCCCGAGCCATCACAGCAGGATTCTCGGATTTAAATATCCCCGAACCCACGAAGACTCCATCCGCACCGAGTTGCATCATCAAAGCAGCATCCGCCGGGGTTGCAATTCCACCAGCGGCGAAATTGACCACGGAAAGTTTGCCACTCTTGGCAACCTGGCAAACGAGTTCATAGGGAGCCTGCAACTCCTTCGCCGCCGTCATGAGTTCATCCTCACGAAGACCCTTCAGGCGGCGAGCCTCATCCATTATGAGACGCATATGGCGAACGGCTTCCACCACATTGCCCGTTCCGGCTTCCCCCTTGGTCCTTATCATCGCAGCGCCCTCTCCAATGCGCCTTAAAGCCTCTCCAAGATTCCTCGCCCCACAGACGAAGGGAATTTTGAAGTCCCACTTATTTATGTGATGCTCTTCATCCGCCGGAGTGAGTACC
The nucleotide sequence above comes from Actinomycetota bacterium. Encoded proteins:
- the ruvC gene encoding crossover junction endodeoxyribonuclease RuvC yields the protein MIILGIDPGTACTGYGIVDYRWDEFKLKRYGCIRTKASLPTHQRLREIYARLVEIIEENQPDEIVLEQLFFSKNAQTAMAVGQVRGIALLAAANCNLRTFEYTPLQIKQAVAGYGRARKEQIQYMVKTILGLAETPKPDDAADALALAICHAHCKRMGEKIWTNVEGRRSNER
- a CDS encoding YebC/PmpR family DNA-binding transcriptional regulator, coding for MSGHSKWAQIKHKKVKEDAKRGRIFSRFSRAIMVAAKEGGGNPDLNPTLATAIQKAKDYNMPHENIERAIKRGTGELGEARFEHIIYEGYGPNGVAIMVHVLTDNRNRAAADMRSIFSRHQGNLGATGCVSWMFDKKGHILINKGEGIDEDELLTIAIEAGAEDMRAQNDHYEIITFPTDLISVRKTLEEHGITPDSAEITMLPKSTVKLNKEEAKKVLRLMDALEEHDDVQEIYANFDIPDEILEELTIGVK
- a CDS encoding pyridoxal 5'-phosphate synthase glutaminase subunit PdxT (with PdxST is involved in the biosynthesis of pyridoxal 5'-phosphate; PdxT catalyzes the hydrolysis of glutamine to glutamate and ammonia; PdxS utilizes the ammonia to synthesize pyridoxal 5'-phosphate); this translates as MNIGVLALQGAVREHIQMIERCKARGISIKRPHELSLIDALIIPGGESTTIGKLRQRESFEADLDISELGSRSYKGVFIRAPWIESVGQGVTIMAKFDGKIIMARQDKLLVSAFHPELTGDCRIHEYFIEKFVKQGC
- the pdxS gene encoding pyridoxal 5'-phosphate synthase lyase subunit PdxS; translation: MVKQGTYRVKTGLAEMLKGGVIMDVTNAEQAKIAEDAGAVAVMALERVPADIRAAGGVARMADPTIIEEIMNAVTIPVMAKVRIGHFVEAQILESLGVDFIDESEVLTPADEEHHINKWDFKIPFVCGARNLGEALRRIGEGAAMIRTKGEAGTGNVVEAVRHMRLIMDEARRLKGLREDELMTAAKELQAPYELVCQVAKSGKLSVVNFAAGGIATPADAALMMQLGADGVFVGSGIFKSENPAVMARAIVEATTHYNDPEVLARVSRKLGKAMAGLEISQIGEEDLLQFRGW